The Pseudanabaena yagii GIHE-NHR1 genome segment GTGCAGTCCTCAGTTAACCGCTTAGAAACCCGTGGCAATCGTCAAGTTTTTGCTGCTGTTAGTCCAATGTTTATTATTAGTGGAGAAAAGATTTAACTTCCGCTCAATCCTAAAATCCATATAGCAGTCGCAAATCATTTGTAGATTTTTGAGTTTGTAGAAGCGCACCCCTGTGGGGTAAACTTCCACAAACAATTTAGGATTGCCATACAGAATTGAATCACTCCGTGATTCAATTCTGTATGGCTTTTAGGAAATCATTGGGTGTGTTGCAGTTAAAAAGCATTGTTAATGGTACGTGGGGAATTTCTATCACTTCTTGAGTATCTAGCCATTTCTGAAACGATCGCTGTCCTTTTTCTATAAACTCTGCCAGTGACTCTCGACATTGCCATCGATAAAAGCCACAGAGAGGTTCCCATTGCTTTCTCGATTGATCAGAATCGTCTTCCTCATGGCGAGGTAAATAGGCGATCGCAGTTTTAGGTAAATCATCTAATTGACTAACCCAAGTTTGCAGAATGTCACTTTGAAGATTGGGTAAATCGCAGGCTAATAATAGTATCCAATCGGGAAGAGAATCAGCGATCGCATTAAGTCCTTGCCAGAACCCAAC includes the following:
- a CDS encoding molybdenum cofactor guanylyltransferase, whose amino-acid sequence is MKIIAIALSGGKSLRMGSDKALLEINGETLLSRTIRIALQVADSIYIVARSQQQYQHLTTNQKASTHLVLDQKFDGALVGFWQGLNAIADSLPDWILLLACDLPNLQSDILQTWVSQLDDLPKTAIAYLPRHEEDDSDQSRKQWEPLCGFYRWQCRESLAEFIEKGQRSFQKWLDTQEVIEIPHVPLTMLFNCNTPNDFLKAIQN